The following coding sequences lie in one Pseudomonas sp. B33.4 genomic window:
- a CDS encoding acyl carrier protein, producing the protein MNNPLDLEHVVASTREILAQLLVMDANDIEENSSIVEDLGADSLDIVDLSFQLGRQYGCTLPKTSVLDHAVAVCGDASEFLANGRITESGKALLEQSLSAYTPDQLKAGMQPAQVFAATTVRNWANQCRNLFNYLPATCPDCNAHQAVLNERQQVVCGACSARLVPADGDEVSRQLVEQFVTTHAKEAV; encoded by the coding sequence ATGAATAATCCATTGGACTTGGAACATGTCGTTGCCAGCACTCGCGAAATCCTCGCACAGCTGTTAGTGATGGATGCGAATGACATCGAAGAAAACAGCAGCATTGTCGAAGACCTCGGTGCCGATTCGCTGGACATCGTCGACCTGAGCTTCCAGCTCGGCCGCCAATATGGCTGCACACTGCCGAAAACCAGCGTGCTGGATCATGCGGTGGCGGTTTGCGGTGATGCCAGCGAGTTTCTCGCCAACGGGCGCATTACCGAAAGCGGCAAAGCCCTGCTTGAGCAAAGCCTCAGCGCCTACACCCCGGATCAACTGAAGGCGGGCATGCAGCCGGCTCAAGTGTTCGCCGCGACCACCGTGCGCAACTGGGCCAACCAGTGCCGCAATCTTTTCAACTACCTGCCGGCGACCTGCCCGGATTGCAACGCTCACCAAGCGGTTCTGAACGAGCGCCAACAAGTGGTCTGCGGCGCGTGCAGTGCGCGTCTGGTGCCGGCGGATGGTGATGAAGTGTCCCGTCAATTGGTTGAGCAGTTTGTCACCACTCACGCCAAAGAAGCGGTGTAG
- a CDS encoding beta-ketoacyl-[acyl-carrier-protein] synthase family protein: MRAREVYVSGFGLVAPMALDAATLFERICRKQSCVREHPRFKALGFHNSAAGFIDDAQWQQIGAGFGGNAALHPRQSVLAEYVARQALEHAGLTPADFAHSRSGLFLGANKYCADSHDLQRLSRCMNEAGRVDLDRLLDHPPSPAAIFNRRVDQQTQHLADRLGIRDHISTHSDACAAGTMAIGSAYRAIERGEIDLAICGAVELMANELPYYMFNSLGALCQADLPASEQSRPFMPDRSGFVLSEGSAMVVLESAEHAQRRKAAPLGRVLGYANVCEAQKMTSSSRDGSKYEECMEAAIEDAGLLRSAVQHVNTHGTSTQANDSCEALALQRLFGGCQDFMTFTANKSAIGHSLAGSGAIEAVLSLMSLRDGVLLPTLNYDPERAEYPSLKFLSEPLRQSINVVMSNSFGFGGINSSLVLGRA; encoded by the coding sequence ATGCGGGCACGAGAAGTCTATGTGAGCGGGTTCGGTCTGGTAGCGCCCATGGCGCTGGACGCTGCCACGTTGTTCGAGCGGATTTGCCGGAAGCAATCCTGTGTCCGCGAACATCCCCGGTTCAAGGCGCTGGGATTTCACAACAGCGCTGCCGGGTTTATTGATGACGCGCAGTGGCAGCAGATCGGGGCCGGTTTCGGCGGTAACGCGGCGCTGCACCCGCGACAAAGTGTGCTGGCGGAGTACGTCGCCCGGCAGGCGCTGGAGCATGCCGGCCTGACACCGGCAGATTTTGCCCACAGTCGCAGCGGTTTGTTTCTGGGGGCCAACAAGTACTGTGCCGACAGCCACGACCTGCAGCGGCTCAGCCGTTGCATGAATGAGGCAGGGCGCGTCGACCTCGACCGTTTGTTGGATCATCCGCCATCGCCCGCCGCGATCTTCAACCGGCGTGTCGATCAACAGACACAACACCTGGCCGATCGGCTCGGCATCCGCGATCACATCTCGACCCATTCCGATGCCTGTGCCGCTGGCACGATGGCCATCGGCAGTGCTTACCGGGCCATCGAGCGCGGTGAGATCGATCTGGCCATTTGTGGTGCCGTCGAGTTGATGGCCAACGAATTGCCCTACTACATGTTCAACAGTCTCGGCGCGCTCTGTCAGGCCGACTTGCCGGCGAGCGAACAAAGCCGCCCGTTCATGCCTGACCGCAGCGGTTTTGTGCTCAGCGAGGGTTCGGCGATGGTCGTTCTCGAATCCGCTGAACACGCCCAACGACGCAAGGCTGCGCCACTGGGCCGGGTGCTCGGTTACGCGAATGTCTGCGAGGCGCAGAAAATGACCTCCAGCAGCCGGGATGGCAGCAAATACGAGGAATGCATGGAAGCTGCAATCGAAGATGCCGGGCTGCTGCGCAGTGCCGTGCAACACGTCAACACCCACGGCACCTCCACCCAGGCCAATGACAGTTGTGAAGCGCTGGCCTTGCAGCGGTTGTTTGGCGGCTGCCAGGACTTCATGACCTTCACCGCCAACAAGTCCGCCATCGGTCATTCGCTGGCCGGCAGTGGCGCGATCGAAGCGGTGCTGTCACTGATGAGTCTGCGTGACGGTGTGCTGTTACCGACCTTGAATTACGACCCTGAGCGTGCCGAATACCCATCGCTGAAGTTTTTGAGCGAGCCGCTTCGCCAGTCGATCAACGTGGTGATGTCCAACTCGTTCGGTTTCGGCGGTATCAACAGTTCGCTGGTTCTGGGAAGGGCATGA
- a CDS encoding beta-ketoacyl synthase produces the protein MNRAIYLHTAAVLNAAGSECADLLGTPRSAQPLAFDARRVAFALPTPRLASDLFDRKIQRSVEPQGLRLLHCAARLAPSLAALQVPASRVALTAAIPEVDAPSPCWDAVQAIIEQPHKQLGQLLANTPPLHALTLLNSSVMAYVAEALDCHGPMGGFCSQDNAGLDALIEACQQIGEQHADAALVVSSSPNLTPALYLREPDQANEPVFGEGAAALLLASTPPADTAHVVRVAGFARGYSADPQRSLAVGQRVIDQALSVEKLRVGDVEQVVGNCADEQLMKLLEAFPREIRSTRNMTGELGASGLLTEVALTLHLSHEATATPGYTLLVSHTRAGHWGALLLSSETMEKHA, from the coding sequence ATGAACAGAGCCATCTATCTGCACACTGCTGCTGTTCTGAATGCAGCCGGCAGCGAATGTGCCGACTTGCTCGGCACACCACGCTCTGCACAACCACTGGCCTTTGACGCGCGACGTGTGGCCTTTGCATTGCCGACGCCGCGTTTGGCGAGCGATTTGTTCGATCGCAAGATCCAGCGCAGCGTCGAGCCGCAGGGCTTGCGTCTATTGCATTGCGCAGCACGGCTGGCACCGTCGCTGGCGGCGCTGCAAGTGCCCGCCTCGCGTGTTGCCCTGACTGCAGCCATTCCCGAAGTCGACGCACCAAGCCCTTGTTGGGACGCGGTGCAGGCGATCATCGAACAGCCACACAAACAACTCGGCCAATTGTTGGCCAACACTCCGCCCTTGCATGCGCTGACCCTGCTCAACAGCAGCGTGATGGCGTATGTGGCCGAAGCGCTCGATTGCCACGGGCCCATGGGAGGCTTCTGTTCCCAGGACAACGCCGGGCTGGATGCGCTGATCGAAGCCTGCCAGCAGATTGGCGAGCAGCATGCCGACGCCGCGCTGGTAGTCAGCAGCAGTCCGAACCTGACACCGGCCCTGTACCTGCGCGAGCCCGACCAGGCGAACGAGCCGGTTTTTGGTGAGGGTGCCGCCGCGCTGTTGCTGGCGTCAACACCACCAGCGGATACGGCGCATGTAGTGCGCGTAGCCGGGTTCGCTCGGGGCTACAGCGCGGATCCGCAACGCTCTTTAGCCGTTGGCCAGCGCGTGATCGACCAAGCCTTGAGTGTGGAGAAATTGCGCGTGGGCGACGTTGAACAGGTCGTCGGCAATTGCGCTGACGAGCAGTTGATGAAGTTGCTCGAAGCCTTCCCGCGCGAGATTCGCAGCACCCGCAACATGACCGGTGAACTGGGCGCCAGTGGCTTGCTGACAGAGGTCGCGCTGACCTTGCACCTCAGTCATGAGGCAACGGCGACGCCAGGCTACACGCTGCTTGTCAGCCACACTCGCGCCGGTCACTGGGGCGCGTTGCTGTTGAGCAGTGAAACCATGGAGAAGCACGCATGA
- a CDS encoding beta-ketoacyl-[acyl-carrier-protein] synthase family protein — MSATRIVITGMGAVTGFGFEWQTLWEKMLGAEHCVRPWQPDDLQEASFAVRYAAPVDMSLLPEKLLNHTAWTMPLEKRSRFGWVAATQAVNDSGLQPEQLRGAAVLCASGAPQHMLADMLLTAAPDGAAPGWQHLMPRAGQVNADGSLRQSNDRLARVIADDLGCEGPVINISSACAGASQAIGNAFQMIRRGEVSVALAGGADSVLNLDTMAALYLLGAASGEHRWGADLCRPFDRDRSGLIAGEGGGFVVLESLEHALARGATPYAEVLGFGSSLDAYKVTAPQPEGRGAALAMQAALDDAGLRPQQIDLINAHGTSTPLNDVAETLAIKSVFAEHKHYQALAVSANKSQFGHLIAAAGAPECIVTALACLNDLVTPTVNLHNADEQCDLDYCAGQAVSRRVDYALSNSFGFGGLNTSLALGKYREHGQ; from the coding sequence ATGAGTGCGACACGGATTGTGATCACCGGCATGGGCGCCGTCACCGGTTTCGGTTTCGAATGGCAGACCCTCTGGGAAAAAATGCTCGGCGCCGAACATTGTGTGCGGCCATGGCAGCCGGACGACTTGCAAGAGGCTTCGTTCGCGGTGCGTTATGCAGCGCCTGTCGACATGAGCCTGTTGCCGGAAAAACTGCTTAACCACACGGCGTGGACGATGCCACTGGAAAAACGCAGCCGCTTTGGCTGGGTAGCCGCTACGCAAGCGGTCAACGACAGCGGCCTGCAACCGGAGCAATTGCGTGGCGCAGCGGTCCTGTGTGCCTCGGGCGCGCCGCAACACATGCTTGCCGACATGCTGCTGACCGCCGCCCCCGATGGCGCTGCCCCTGGCTGGCAGCACCTGATGCCGCGTGCCGGGCAGGTGAATGCCGATGGCTCGCTGCGTCAAAGCAACGACCGTCTGGCGCGCGTAATCGCCGACGATCTCGGCTGCGAAGGCCCCGTGATCAATATCAGCAGTGCCTGTGCTGGCGCCTCGCAAGCGATCGGTAATGCCTTTCAGATGATCCGTCGCGGTGAAGTCAGCGTAGCGCTGGCCGGCGGTGCCGACTCGGTGCTCAATCTCGACACCATGGCCGCGCTGTACTTGCTCGGCGCCGCGTCGGGCGAACATCGCTGGGGCGCCGACCTGTGTCGGCCGTTCGATCGTGATCGCAGCGGTCTGATTGCGGGCGAGGGCGGTGGTTTCGTCGTGCTGGAAAGCCTCGAACATGCCTTGGCTCGTGGCGCCACGCCATATGCCGAGGTGTTGGGTTTCGGCAGCAGTCTGGACGCTTACAAAGTCACCGCACCGCAACCCGAAGGACGCGGTGCGGCACTGGCGATGCAGGCCGCGCTGGACGACGCCGGGCTACGCCCGCAGCAGATCGATCTGATCAACGCCCACGGCACCTCGACACCGCTCAATGACGTTGCCGAAACCCTCGCGATCAAAAGCGTGTTCGCCGAACACAAGCACTATCAAGCCTTGGCTGTCAGCGCCAACAAATCACAGTTCGGTCACCTGATCGCAGCGGCTGGCGCACCCGAATGCATCGTCACCGCATTGGCCTGTCTGAACGATCTGGTCACGCCCACGGTGAACCTGCACAACGCCGACGAACAGTGCGATCTGGATTACTGCGCCGGTCAGGCCGTCAGTCGTCGCGTGGATTACGCACTGAGCAATTCTTTCGGTTTTGGCGGCCTCAACACCTCGCTGGCCCTTGGCAAATATCGGGAGCACGGACAATGA